The genomic region TCAAAGGACCACGCTTTACTTGGTGTAATAATCGAAAGGGAAAGAGAAGGGTTTATGAAAGAATTGACAAGGCACTGAGTTCAAAGGATTGGTTTTCCTACTTCCCTGATACGGGCATTAAGCATTACCCGATTCAAATCTCTGACCATGCACCCATTGAGTTGGATTTAAATCTTACAAAAAATACGTCAAAAAAACCTTACAAAGTGGATGCTTGGGCTTTGGAACATCTTGAGTGTATACAAGTGATTAAGGAAACTTGGCGATGTAAGGATATTGGATCCCCTGCTTTTTGTGTTATGCGAAAATTGAGCAGGGTTCGTCAAAGAGTTAAAAAGTGGTCGCTGGATAAGAAATAGGAATAGGAAGGGAAATGGGAGGATTTTGATAAACATCTTGAAGAAGGTATTGAACTGGCAACTACGACTGggaatgatgaattatacactCGGGCGAATGAGGAAGTGCGGGAGTTTGCTATGGCTGCGGCTATATATTGGAAGCAACGAGCTAAACACAaatggatgattgatggtgataCTTGTACCAAATTTTTCTTTAATTGGGTTAAAGGAAGGGCTGGTAGGAATTTCATTCTGGGAGTCAAGACTGATGAGGGTCAGTGGATTTACGACGTTGATCAGGTGAGTGGTGAATTTCAAAAGGTTTTTATGAATTTGTATAATCCACCTTCACCTGATGAAGAGGAAAGGACGCTGCACTTTGATGATCTATTACAACATATCCAACCTCGGGTATCGGAAGGGGATTTTTTAAGATTGGAGAAACTTTTTACGGCAAAAGAGGTGAGGTGGGCTGTTTTTCAAATGGGGGCTTACAAATCTCCAGGACCGGATGGTATCCCAGCTATTTTCTATCACAAATGTTGGCACTTTATGAAAAACGACTTCACAAAGGCGGTTCTTTCTATTCTGAATTCTGGTGTGCTGCTCCGGGAGGTAAATCGTACTTTTATTGCCTTAATCCCAAAGTGTGATAATCCGGAAAGAGTGCAAGATTACCGCCCTATTAGCTTGTGTAACGTGTTCATGAGAATTGTTAACAAGTGTATCGCGAATAGGTTACGGAAAATTATGGGATATCTTGTGGGACAATCTCAAAATGCTTTCATTCAGGGTCGGCATATTAGTGATAATATTTTGGTTGCTCATGAGGCTATATATAATATTAACTCGCATAAGAAGGGAAGATATGGAAGGTTTGCCTTTAAAGCTGACATGAGCAAAGCGTATGATAGGGTTAGATGGGATTTTTTACAGGCGGTCCTCAAAAAATTTGGCTTCCCTGACAAGACTATTAAGCTCATTATGGGGTGTGTAAATTATGTTACCTATGAAGTCCTGCTTAATGGATCCCCGCTTCAGCAGTTCAGGCCATCCCGTGGGCTTCGGCAAGGAGATCCATTGTCACCTTATCTATTTATCCTTTGTATGGAGGTGTTGTCATACAATGTGGAACATGCCCACCAAGTGGGTAGGATCAGAGGGATCAAGTTATGCCGAGGGGTGTCACCTCTGACACACCTTTTTTTCGCTGATGATTCAGTCTTCTTCCTTCAGGATATAAAGGTGACTCGGCACGACAGTTAAAGTTAATTCTGGATGATTATTGTTGTGCTTCAGGTCAGGTGCTAAATGAAGATAGATCGGGTATTCTCTTCAGTCCGAGCACAACCTTAGGAAAAGCAAGGCATTGTCTGAATACGCTTAAAATTACCAAGAACAATGGTATAGGCAAGTATCTTGGGTTACCTACTGAATTTCAAAACTCAAAACAAGATTTTTTTCGGGGGCTCATTGAGAATGTCACGCGACACATATCATCATGGAATGGGATTTTCTTATCTCCTGCGGGTAGGCTTACCCTAATTTCGTCTATCTTATCAAATCTCTCCAACTACTTTCTATCGGTATTCAAGCTACCGGTAAGTGTTGCCAGGAAGATTAACTCACTTCTGgcacatttttggtgggcgggcTGTAAGGTGGGTAGAACTATCCATTGGTGTAGTAAGAATGTTCTCAGTCTTCCAAAGGGGGCGGGAGGTCTTGGAATAAGGAATATTGAATGTTTGAACCAAGCACTACTGGGAAAAAACGCATGGCGCCTAGTCACGAATGATGAATCCTATTTTGGTGGCCTATTCAGACAAAAAATATTTGGGTCGGAGTTGTTTAATGATTGCCAAACAGTGAAGAAACGTGGTAACCGATCATGGGGGGAGCGAAGTATCGTACATGGATTGACTCTTATAATGGAAAATGTAGGTTGGAAACCAGGGTGTGATTCGAATCTAAATGTTTGGACTACAAAATGGGTGGGAGGTGAGTATCCGGAACCGAAGGATTGTTTGTTAACCCGGGAGCTAGCATGTCTGAAGGATCTGCGCGTTAAGGAATTATGTTTCAATCAGGGAGGGTGGAATGAAGCAATGATAAGATTAATTTTTAAAGATGACTGGATAAATAAAATATTGGCTATGCCTTTTAGTACAACGCAGAAAGAGGATAGAATCTACTGGCTATTAACAAGTACTGGTGACTATACGGTAAAGAGTGGGTATGCTAGTGGTTTTGCAAGGTATATGAAGGACAAAGGGGCTGAGAGGGCGATCTCAAGAATGAGTGTGAGTAGTAAACTTTTTTGTAAACGGAATCTATGGCGGCTACCTGGTCCGAGTGCGTGGAAAGTTTTATTATGGAAGATTTTGGCGAAatccctgccagtgggggagGAGTTTGCAAGAAGAAATTTGTCAGTGGTGGATACATGTTTCTTATGCTCTACAAAAGAGGTGGAATCCCTGGAACATCTCTTTAGAGATTGCTATGTCACAAAGAGGATTTGGGCTGGAACTACACTTGGAATTAATGCTGATCAAGGTTTGACTGTGGCACTTGATGGATGGATTATTAACTGGATCCTCTATCTTGGAAAGCTCGAGGAAGGGGATTCACGAATTTTACAATTCTTAGCAACTATCTGGAGCATTTGGACTCTGCGAAACAATATTATTTTTAGAGGTAATACCTttaccccaaatgtcttctttaGGCTTTGGTCACAAACAGTGGCAACCGCCTTGAGCGTTGAGCTGAGCGCCAGAGTAAAGGGGGAGATTAACCAGGCTTCAGCTATGGAGGATGAGGAAGGTAAACAGTTGCTGCGGAAGGGTAAACCCTTTTATTTGGTTGGTGAACATGGGTCATGCCAAATGGTATGTGTTAAGGTGGATGCGAGTTGGTCTTCATCCTATGACGCTGCGGTGGGGTGGACGGTCAGTTCTACCAAGGGGATTATTTTTTATGAAGGACGGAAAAGATTTATGGCTGAATCCCCGCTCCAAGCGGAAAGCTTGGGGGTTAAAATGGTTATGGAGTGGGCTTTGGCAGAAGGCTTGCTTCACCTGGGCATCTTTACTGACTGTCTTCAACTGGTTTGTCAAATTGCAGGTTTCGAAAAAAGGCAACATCATATTACTGGAATTCTGGAGGATCTCTCTCGTTTTGCATCTACCTTTCATTGCCTAAATATTAGTTTTCTACCTAGGGGGCTTAATAAGAGGGCGCATAGTCTTGCAAAAAGCGCTATGGCCTATGGGTCACTCTAACTTGTAAACTTTTTTGAtcggctgccaaaaaaaaaaataaataaaaaaaaaaaaaataatcatgCATGCTCCGTTAACCAGCGCCAAGCTTATAGTCCAATTGTGAATGAGTACCAAAATTCACGTTGGGACGACTTGTGTTAAATATAATTGGCATTTGATGTCCTCCAACTCTAATTCACAACGATTCAAATTCTTTTGATGAATACAAACATGTATGTATATTGAAGACCTTGTATATAgtttatgtttgtttttagaTCGAGTTTTATGCTAGTGTATGCAAGTGAGACATAAAAGATCAAGCCACACCTCAAAATTTGTTGGTCAAATTTAGTGAATTGAAACAAACAAAGGGAGTAATAAAGAATAAAGACGAGTtaaaatgtatattaaaaatgaGTTTAACATAAAATTGTCACCAGGAATAACCATTTTTAACCCAATGTCTATTTTATCATTTTCATACTAAAATCAATATAAAAAGTGCTTATTCGAACTATTACAATCCATGGGTGAAGGGGATTTGAACCCGTAACCTATTATCACAAACTCACAATTACATAGAGATGGAAGTGGGCCGTGCCTTGTGCCGGTCCACCGTGcctggaaaagaaaatggcacGGCCCAAGCCCATGAAGATAGGCTTCATGTCGTGCCAGTCAAATGAAAATGGCAACCCAGGCATGCCCCACTGCTCACGGCCCGTGCGTACCGTGTCGTGTCCTGGTTTAACAATTCCTCCACTTTAACCCAATTCTTTGTATTTTGAGCGTGCCCAAGTGTCATGCTCAAGTGGGCCGTGCCTAGGCACaatcttttttctcaaattttggCCCATGGCGTGCCATGTCATGCTGGGCCGTATCAATTCTATGTCGTGATAAAATAGGCCGTGGGCCATCCCGTGTGTCAATTTCCATCACGATTGCTCCACCTTAATCATTAGGCTACGATCTCTTCCgtcgaattaaaaaaaaaaacgaaattatATGAATTTCATATAATGACACTAGAAGAGCATGAGAAAAGAAGCAACACAAAATGTGTAACACAATTAGACTCCAACCAGTCCAATGGCAATGGAGTACTACCCAACCCTTCACTATCTCTTTCCACACTTTGCTAATGAACAACCTATAGAGTTTGTTAAAAGTTGTTAGACTTGGTTAAAAGTTTGTTACAAAATTGTTAGAGTTAGTTAGTTGTTGCATAActacttctatatatatatatattacttgAATCAGTTAAATCTATTAATACAGTATACCACACTTCAACAATTGTGATCAATATATTCAGCTATTCTCTCTCGTTTCTCTCTCTAAATTCATTTCTTGGGTTCTTTTTTGGAAGTTGCTCAATTTTAATAACAAAAAACTTCGTTCTTCGATCCTCTTCCTATATACTCGTAATATACTTTGTTTCGGTCTCTCTGTGTATCCTCTTCGTATACTTCCGCCTTCCCTGAAAACTTAAGCCATGGTTTCACAGGATGCAATTCGTTTCGTAGCAGGAATTATTGGTAATAAGTAACCTTCTGTTTTCTGTTTCTTTAACATGTTCTATCATAACATGGCAGCGAAGGTGACGATAACTTTCTTTGTTTATGGTTTGCAGGAAATGTTACAGCTCTTTTCTTGTTTTTATCTCCTCTGTAAGTTGTATCATTTGTTAGAGTATAAAATCGATTTTGGGTGTTTCTTGACATCATTCAATTCTGTGAGTAACAAAATTGTGTTGATACATACAGGCCAACAATGATAGAGATATACAAGAAAAAAGGAGTGGAACAGTACTCAGCAATACCATACTTAGCAACATTTGTGAACTGCATGCTATGGGTCGTATACGGTCTGCCTTTCGTCCACCCTAACAGTGTCTTGGTAATCACTATTAATGGGACTGGCTTCTTCATAGAGATAATATACTTGACACTCTTTCTTATCTACTCCAACAAGAAAGACAGGCTCAAAGTTGCGTTAATTGTCATTGCTGAGGTTATTATTGTCGGAATTATGACCGCACTCGTCCTCACTCTTACTCACACCACCATACAAAGGTCTTCCATTGTTGGCATCATTGCAATTGTCT from Silene latifolia isolate original U9 population chromosome 3, ASM4854445v1, whole genome shotgun sequence harbors:
- the LOC141647218 gene encoding bidirectional sugar transporter SWEET4-like produces the protein MVSQDAIRFVAGIIGNVTALFLFLSPLPTMIEIYKKKGVEQYSAIPYLATFVNCMLWVVYGLPFVHPNSVLVITINGTGFFIEIIYLTLFLIYSNKKDRLKVALIVIAEVIIVGIMTALVLTLTHTTIQRSSIVGIIAIVCNVLMYASPLSVMKLVITTKSVEYMPFFLSFASFANGIAWTIYALHPFDLYIAAPNGLGTLFALAQLILYATYYKSTQEQIAARKPRPSA